Proteins from a single region of Anastrepha ludens isolate Willacy chromosome 5, idAnaLude1.1, whole genome shotgun sequence:
- the LOC128863318 gene encoding hydroxylysine kinase, which produces MEEQWNNVELTTLRKKSYTLNHKYDLVNKCVVENSNSEESTDNKGDANNTNQSEVLQPGSNIKPKVTTENVESLARRLYGITINNMKELISYDDRNYLIQPDWNIKNPIITTQWPHGYILKILNALDSKKLDFVDAQNQMMMYLSKEGIVCPRPIANVNDKYFSVEHINGSDHVVRLLEFVPGKMFHEVESSHYLLYKSGEYIAKIDRALKNFHHEVYDTHKTLWMLESVPQLREFLYALQDYSRKALVEEIIDAFEKNVLSKIDKLEKQIIHGDYNEQNIIVEQSPTSACGEYKVKGIIDFGDTNKSPLIFEIGIALTYMILQAKSLESGGYFLAGYNDIRPISVEERALLKYCVAARLAQSLVMGAYTHSLDPSNEYVLVTQECGWKTIEELWRNSFADVDELWQTTADKYLTQSVK; this is translated from the exons ATGGAAGAGCAGTGGAATAATGTGGAACTGACAACTTTAAGGAAGAAATCCTATACTTTAAACCATAAATATGATTTAGTTAATAAATGCGTTGTTGAGAATAGTAACAGCGAAGAGAGTACCGATAATAAGGGCGATGCTAACAATACAAACCAAAGTGAAGTACTACAGCCAGGTTCTAATATTAAACCAAAAGTAACAACAGAAAATGTGGAATCGTTAGCGCGACGCCTTTATGGAATtactataaataatatgaaagaaTTGATATCATATGATGATCGCAATTATCTTATACAACCAGATTG GAATATAAAAAATCCAATAATCACCACGCAATGGCCTCAtggttatattttgaaaattctaaatgcATTGGATTCAAAAAAGCTGGACTTCGTCGATGCACAGAATCAGATGatgatgtatttat CCAAAGAAGGTATCGTTTGCCCCAGACCAATTGCAAATGTAAATGATAAATACTTTTCTGTGGAACACATAAATGGCTCTGATCATGTCGTTCGTTTGTTGGAGTTTGTGCCTGGCAAAATGTTTCATGAAGTGGAAAGTTCGCATTATCTGCTATACAAGAGTGGTGAATATATAGCAAAGATCGACAGAGCATTGAAG AACTTTCATCACGAAGTGTACGATACACACAAAACACTTTGGATGCTGGAGTCAGTGCCGCAATTGAGAGAATTCCTTTATGCTTTGCAGGATTACTCACGCAAAGCTCTTGTTGAGGAGATTATCGAtgcattcgaaaaaaatgtgctcagcaaaatagataaattggagAAGCAAATAATACACGGTGATTACAATGAACAAAATATCATAGTCGAGCAATCGCCGACGTCCGCTTGTGGCGAGTACAAAGTGAAGGGCATCATTGATTTTGGTGATACCAACAAATCGCCACTAATCTTCGAAATTGGCATCGCACTAACTTATATGATACTACAGGCCAAATCGCTGGAAAGCGGTGGCTACTTCCTCGCTGGTTATAACGATATACGACCGATTAGCGTGGAGGAACGTGCTTTGTTGAAGTACTGCGTGGCAGCACGTTTAGCCCAGAGTCTTGTCATGGGTGCTTATACGCACTCGCTAGATCCATCCAACGAATATGTATTGGTAACGCAAGAATGCGGTTGGAAAACTATTGAAGAGTTGTGGCGCAATAGTTTTGCAGACGTTGATGAATTGTGGCAGACAACAGCCGATAAATATCTTACACAAAGTGTTAAATAA
- the LOC128863317 gene encoding exonuclease 1, whose protein sequence is MGITGLIPFLEKASSKVHLKDIRGSTVAVDTYCWLHKGAFGCAEKLARGEDTDQYMQYCMRYVDLLLSYDIKPILVFDGRHLPAKELTERRRRDSRKNSRKLAAELLRKGDKEGARSHMRRCVDVTHEMALRVIRECRLRNVDCIVAPYEADAQMAWLNKIDVAQYVITEDSDLTLFGASRIIFKLDLTGAGLLVEADKFYLAMGCSKERYNFEKFRRMCILSGCDYLDSLPGIGLAKACKFILKTEQDDLWKALKKIPTYLNMKNLQVDDEYIEQFLRADATFKHMYIYNPIARRMERLYELSDFETDERYCCNAGVPIEEDERALHLALGNLNPFTFKQLDNWHPDRNFGHAQATNKKIKRAKHKSIWQGNYQPKTAASIDVDKDDKCALHFRKVDFISKTIDEEITENARAEHAKPEEAEIFSMYQDKAGKLIAPSSKRRRQSSESNDDGSDNSNEPEAIQSPLAKVVHNTHNPFARPQLMAASRASRSGTICENPSLLKVLSPKKVRDAANTESIHLKSPKSPLARRLERVTVKSRFFANNINEVNTTKKSVSRDLSAEINSIEKQSREQEQTRALLYDSPSPKKNWKVGVETNTAIDNDFTLETNISDRKELDSVELSDENTSVSKLDTSFMEDSESKDSLKSTITLSDEEDDGVYNKTSQKITPTLKSSIYSFKSQEKQRLGLSKTRPKLTSKSQKTSGKSNTKSTNATTALLQNQTRLTMFGFKKRPTLK, encoded by the exons ATGGGTATCACTGGTTTGATACCATTTTTAGAGAAGGCATCTTCGAAAGTGCACCTGAAGGATATACGCGGCAGCACTGTGGCTGTGGATACCTACTGCTGGTTGCACAAAGGAGCTTTTGGCTGTGCTGAGAAGTTGGCGCGTGGCGAGGACACCGATCAATATATGCAGTATTGCATGCGTTATGTTGATTTGTTGCTGAGTTACGACATAAAACCGATTCTAGTGTTTGATGGCCGCCACCTGCCCGCAAAAGAACTTACTGAACGACGGCGGCGCGACAGCCGTAAGAATTCGCGCAAACTGGCCGCAGAGCTGTTGCGTAAGGGAGATAAGGAAGGAGCTCGTTCGCATATGCGACGCTGCGTAGATGTTACACATGAAATGGCGTTGCGTGTGATACGCGAGTGTCGGCTGCGAAATGTTGATTGCATTGTGGCGCCCTATGAAGCGGATGCACAAATGGCCTGGCTAAATAAGATCGATGTGGCACAATATGTTATAACCGAAGATTCCGATCTGACATTATTTGGTGCAAGTAGAATAATATTCAAATTGGATTTGACTGGTGCTGGGTTGTTGGTAGAAGCAGATAAATTTTATCTGGCAATGGGTTGCAGTAAAGAGCGATACAATTTTGAGAAGTTTAGACGCATGTGCATACTATCTGGTTGTGATTATTTGGACTCACTTCCTGGAATTGGATTGGCAAaagcatgtaaatttatactcAAGACCGAACAAGACGATTTGTGGAAGGCGCTGAAGAAAATACCAACATATTTGAATATGAAAAACTTGCAG GTGGATGATGAATATATTGAGCAATTCCTTAGAGCAGATGCGACCTTTaagcatatgtatatttataatcCTATTGCGCGGCGTATGGAACGTTTATATGAGCTAAGCGATTTCGAAACAGATGAACGCTATTGTTGTAACGCTGGCGTACCGATCGAGGAAGATGAGCGGGCTTTGCATCTCGCATTGGGAAACTTAAATCCATTTACATTCAAACAATTAGACAACTGGCATCCGGATAGAAATTTCGGACATGCACAggcaactaataaaaaaattaaacgtgCCAAGCATAAAAGTATTTGGCAAGGAAATTATCAGCCAAAAACCGCCGCATCCATTGATGTAGACAAAGATGACAAATGTGCTTTGCATTTTAGAAAAGTAGATTTCATCAGTAAAACTATTGATGAAGAAATAACAGAAAATGCGCGTGCGGAACATGCAAAACCTGAAGAAGCAGAAATTTTCTCAATGTACCAGGACAAGGCTGGTAAGCTTATAGCGCCAAGTAGTAAGCGTCGGCGCCAGAGTAGTGAAAGCAATGACGATGGTTCGGATAATAGTAATGAGCCAGAAGCAATACAGAGCCCGCTTGCAAAAGTAGTGCACAATACTCATAATCCTTTTGCGAGACCACAACTAATGGCTGCATCGAGAGCCAGTAGGTCAGGAACGATTTGCGAAAATCCGTCTTTATTGAAAGTATTAAGTCCCAAGAAAGTACGTGATGCAGCTAATACAGAAAGTATACATCTAAAAAGTCCAAAGAGTCCGCTTGCTAGACGGCTGGAAAGAGTAACAGTAAAAAGTCgtttttttgctaataacaTTAATGAAGTTAATACAACTAAGAAGAGCGTTAGTAGAGATTTGTCTGCTGAAATTAATTCAATCGAAAAACAATCACGAGAGCAAGAACAAACGCGCGCGTTGCTTTATGACTCGCCATCACCCAAGAAAAACTGGAAAGTTGGTGTGGAAACTAACACTGCCATAGACAATGATTTTACTCTAGAAACCAACATTAGTGATCGAAAGGAATTAGATAGTGTTGAGTTGAGTGACGAAAATACAAGTGTTTCGAAATTGGATACCAGTTTTATGGAAGACAGTGAAAGCAAGGACAGCTTGAAGAGTACAATAACGCTATCCGATGAAGAAGATGATGGTGTCTATAATAAGACCAGTCAAAAGATAACACCAACGTTAAAATCATCAATCTATTCGTTTAAGTCACAAGAGAAACAACGTTTGGGTCTTTCAAAAACTAGACCCAAATTAACATCGAAATCACAAAAGACAAGTGGCAAATCCAACACAAAGTCgacaaatgcaacaactgctttaCTGCAGAATCAAACGCGCTTAACAATGTTTGGTTTCAAAAAGCGACCCACATTAAAATAG